A genomic region of Persephonella marina EX-H1 contains the following coding sequences:
- the rpiB gene encoding ribose 5-phosphate isomerase B: MKISIGSDHAGFELKEIIKDHLQKKGYEVVDKGTYSKESVDYPLFGEAVGRSVSEGETDRGIVICGTGIGISISANKIKGVRAALCTNEYMARMSRKHNDANVLALGSRVLGIDLALSIVDTFLSTDFEGGRHERRVHLIQNIEKINL; this comes from the coding sequence ATGAAAATCTCTATAGGAAGTGATCACGCAGGTTTTGAACTTAAAGAGATTATTAAGGATCATCTTCAGAAGAAAGGATATGAGGTTGTAGATAAAGGAACTTACTCAAAGGAGAGCGTTGATTACCCTTTATTTGGTGAAGCTGTAGGAAGATCCGTTTCTGAAGGTGAGACAGACAGGGGGATCGTTATATGTGGAACGGGAATAGGTATATCAATCTCGGCAAACAAGATAAAAGGTGTCAGGGCTGCGCTCTGTACAAATGAGTATATGGCGAGAATGTCAAGGAAGCATAATGATGCAAATGTGCTTGCATTAGGATCAAGGGTTCTGGGAATAGATCTCGCATTAAGTATAGTTGATACCTTCCTTTCAACAGATTTTGAAGGCGGAAGACATGAAAGAAGAGTTCATCTCATCCAGAATATAGAAAAAATTAATCTTTAA
- the recG gene encoding ATP-dependent DNA helicase RecG — protein MRNLNTAKQIIDKALSSDDILLERITGLSETLNTLLEGYIPEGFIQDLKDLDKLPVRKKRAFLDYLSKAVEEALNTYRERSEEKKEDTYITFEELKNITVSDLKILKPIEKRAFKKVGIGTVYNTFFFPPKKYEDRRLKKLGKIKDGEYGLFEVEVVDIKKIKRGKLKTELTVKQERYFMKVYFVHDKPFLFSFFRKGKKVLLYGKVSVFKKDISMVQPEIFTDFDPVIHDRIVPVYSLKGDSTVKITSQTINHLRRGIFKILKSFLRFHPEYIPADILKRHNFPDIKSCIKNLHFPEKDQDIESLNSFRTVYQRRLIFDDLFILQLAQMYRKNLLKSDPAERITVSEGFIDEFESKLPFELTEDQRKAIKEILSDISKTVPMNRLVQGDVGSGKTVVAAASVIAVALDNKQTAVMAPTEILAAQHYRTFKDILKNFGITPYLLTGSIPQKDKKKIYRLIQSGEAKVVIGTHALIQDELKFKNLSLVVVDEQHRFGVIQRKALIEKSHKVPHTLIMTATPIPRTMQIASFGDLDISTIKQLPKGRKPVETVLIYDDEKKILYRKVSQEIEKGRQVFVVYPLIEESEKIDLKSAEEGYEQWKKAFPDKKILLLHGKMPQEEKDRIMESFRKGEADILVSTTVIEVGVDIPNASVMVIEEAHRFGLSQIHQLRGRIGRGQYEGYCYLVLPSRFKRKLENRDEEKRRVQTVERLKILVKTNDGFRIAEEDLKIRGGGDIAGTAQSGRLNIGIADLSRDLDRKILQIAKDEAQKLIEKDPYLRHHTVLKEIVFERYADRFDLVNVG, from the coding sequence ATGAGAAATCTTAATACAGCAAAGCAGATAATTGACAAAGCTTTAAGCAGTGATGATATTCTGTTAGAAAGGATCACAGGCCTGTCAGAAACTCTTAACACACTGCTTGAAGGCTACATACCTGAAGGTTTCATACAGGACCTAAAGGATCTTGATAAACTTCCTGTCAGGAAAAAAAGAGCATTTTTAGACTACCTTTCTAAAGCTGTTGAGGAGGCTCTAAACACATACAGGGAAAGATCTGAAGAGAAAAAAGAGGATACCTATATAACATTTGAGGAGCTTAAAAATATAACAGTCTCAGATCTTAAAATTTTAAAACCTATTGAAAAGAGAGCATTTAAAAAGGTGGGCATAGGAACAGTATACAACACATTTTTCTTTCCACCTAAGAAGTATGAGGACAGAAGACTTAAAAAGTTAGGAAAAATAAAGGATGGGGAGTATGGACTTTTTGAGGTTGAGGTGGTTGATATAAAGAAGATAAAAAGAGGTAAACTGAAAACAGAACTGACTGTGAAACAGGAAAGATACTTTATGAAGGTTTACTTTGTCCATGATAAACCATTTCTCTTCTCATTCTTCAGGAAGGGAAAAAAGGTTCTTCTCTACGGGAAAGTATCTGTTTTTAAAAAAGATATATCCATGGTTCAGCCTGAGATATTCACAGATTTTGATCCTGTTATACATGACAGGATAGTTCCAGTTTACTCACTTAAAGGTGATTCAACAGTAAAAATAACATCCCAGACTATAAACCATCTCAGGAGAGGAATCTTTAAAATACTAAAAAGCTTCCTCAGATTTCACCCTGAGTATATACCTGCTGACATCCTCAAAAGACATAACTTTCCTGACATTAAAAGCTGTATAAAAAATCTACATTTTCCTGAAAAGGATCAGGATATTGAGAGTTTAAACAGTTTCAGAACAGTATACCAGAGGAGGCTCATTTTTGACGATCTTTTTATACTTCAGCTTGCACAGATGTACAGGAAGAATCTTTTAAAGTCCGATCCGGCTGAAAGGATAACTGTAAGTGAAGGATTTATAGATGAGTTTGAAAGCAAGCTCCCATTTGAGCTTACAGAAGATCAGAGAAAAGCTATAAAAGAGATACTATCAGATATATCAAAAACAGTTCCAATGAACAGACTTGTTCAGGGAGATGTTGGTAGCGGAAAAACCGTTGTTGCAGCAGCATCTGTTATCGCTGTAGCTCTTGATAACAAGCAGACCGCTGTTATGGCTCCTACAGAAATACTCGCAGCACAGCATTACAGAACATTTAAAGATATACTTAAAAATTTCGGTATAACACCTTACCTTCTCACAGGAAGTATCCCACAGAAAGATAAAAAAAAGATATACAGACTTATACAGTCAGGTGAGGCAAAAGTTGTTATAGGGACACACGCACTTATTCAGGATGAGCTAAAATTCAAAAATCTCTCACTTGTTGTTGTTGATGAACAGCACAGATTCGGTGTGATACAGAGAAAGGCTCTGATTGAAAAATCACATAAAGTTCCACACACACTAATAATGACAGCAACACCTATACCAAGGACAATGCAGATAGCAAGCTTTGGGGATCTTGATATATCAACAATAAAACAGCTTCCAAAGGGAAGAAAACCTGTAGAGACCGTTCTTATATACGATGATGAGAAAAAGATACTTTACAGAAAAGTATCACAGGAGATAGAAAAGGGCAGACAGGTATTTGTCGTTTATCCACTGATTGAGGAGTCCGAAAAGATAGATCTCAAATCGGCTGAAGAAGGATACGAGCAGTGGAAAAAAGCCTTCCCTGATAAAAAAATCCTTCTTCTCCATGGAAAGATGCCTCAGGAGGAGAAGGACAGAATAATGGAGAGTTTCAGAAAAGGAGAGGCAGATATACTTGTATCAACGACTGTCATAGAGGTTGGAGTTGATATACCAAATGCTTCTGTTATGGTTATAGAAGAGGCACACAGGTTTGGACTTTCACAGATACACCAGTTAAGGGGAAGAATAGGTAGAGGTCAGTATGAGGGATACTGTTACCTTGTTCTTCCTTCAAGATTTAAAAGAAAACTTGAGAACAGAGATGAGGAAAAAAGAAGGGTACAGACTGTTGAAAGGTTAAAGATACTTGTGAAAACAAATGATGGATTCAGGATAGCAGAAGAGGATCTGAAGATAAGGGGAGGCGGAGATATAGCAGGAACAGCCCAGTCAGGTAGACTGAACATTGGGATTGCAGATCTTTCAAGAGATTTAGACAGAAAGATACTCCAGATAGCAAAAGATGAGGCCCAAAAACTTATTGAGAAGGATCCTTATCTAAGACACCACACTGTCTTAAAAGAGATCGTTTTTGAGAGATACGCAGACAGGTTTGATCTTGTTAATGTTGGTTAG
- a CDS encoding ZIP family metal transporter, translating to MLAASFFSLLNPSIEILEKNISESYLVALITSGGFLLGAVLFWFVDKTVPEDYFMRFSPEILDRKDSKKIWIFVLAITVHNFPEGMSSALGFMTGDIGKGIALASGIGIQNMPEGLAVAVALIAKGFSKRKAVLIALISGLVEPVGGLTGLVVFGLSDIILPVGLAFAAGAMVFVISKEIIPETHRRGFEIEATTGLIVGFILMMFLDLTFG from the coding sequence ATGCTTGCAGCCTCCTTTTTCTCACTTTTAAATCCATCAATTGAGATACTTGAAAAGAATATCTCGGAGAGCTATCTCGTTGCATTAATTACATCCGGTGGATTTTTACTGGGAGCGGTACTTTTCTGGTTTGTTGATAAAACTGTTCCTGAAGATTACTTTATGCGTTTTTCTCCGGAGATACTTGACAGAAAAGACTCAAAGAAGATATGGATATTTGTTCTTGCGATAACAGTTCACAACTTTCCTGAAGGTATGTCTTCGGCACTTGGATTTATGACAGGTGATATAGGAAAGGGTATAGCCCTTGCATCAGGAATAGGTATACAGAACATGCCTGAAGGTCTAGCTGTTGCTGTTGCTCTTATTGCAAAAGGTTTTTCAAAAAGGAAGGCAGTCCTTATAGCATTGATATCAGGCCTTGTTGAACCTGTTGGTGGTCTTACCGGACTTGTTGTTTTTGGTCTTTCTGATATTATACTTCCTGTTGGTCTTGCATTTGCAGCAGGAGCCATGGTTTTTGTTATTAGTAAAGAGATAATACCTGAAACACACAGAAGGGGATTTGAGATAGAGGCAACAACAGGCTTAATCGTTGGTTTTATACTTATGATGTTCCTTGATCTTACATTTGGCTAA
- a CDS encoding DUF86 domain-containing protein, translating to MLDTQFLNEKATKLRSALKKVKQIIDRGPDEFINTPMYPDRVQYYMIMAYDELDQIACHLLKEISGIRKKENCITELTSQGIFSGKISRAMTDFQNFRDDIFKTGFSYSPQQMYVSVKNILDNLYDNFIPELASIVKEIKSKEPELKIPVNLKKVNEQAKAVKSSIKKIKIFLDYPFEEFRNNPMFIDRTRYFLVVAVDSSLWICRHILRKIKSKHKNCFDGLSKEGILSEETADRLNYLLSLRDDLANPEKEIEAERLFEIAKESVEVFSNYIKQISAAIVGKSESGKNRP from the coding sequence ATGTTAGACACACAGTTTCTAAATGAAAAAGCCACCAAACTAAGATCTGCCTTAAAAAAAGTGAAACAGATTATAGACAGAGGCCCCGACGAGTTTATAAACACACCTATGTATCCGGATAGAGTCCAGTACTATATGATAATGGCTTACGATGAACTTGATCAGATAGCCTGCCATCTTCTTAAAGAGATTTCAGGGATAAGGAAGAAGGAGAACTGTATAACAGAACTAACATCTCAGGGGATCTTCTCCGGTAAGATATCACGGGCTATGACTGATTTTCAGAATTTCAGAGATGATATATTCAAAACTGGATTCAGCTATTCTCCTCAGCAGATGTATGTTTCTGTTAAGAATATACTGGACAATCTTTACGATAATTTCATACCTGAACTTGCATCTATTGTAAAAGAGATAAAATCAAAAGAACCTGAGCTGAAGATACCTGTAAATCTAAAAAAAGTAAATGAGCAGGCAAAAGCTGTAAAATCATCAATAAAAAAAATTAAGATTTTCTTAGATTATCCCTTTGAAGAGTTCAGGAATAACCCTATGTTTATTGACAGAACGAGATATTTTCTTGTAGTTGCTGTTGACAGCAGTCTGTGGATATGCAGGCATATACTGAGAAAGATAAAATCAAAACATAAAAACTGTTTTGATGGACTTTCTAAGGAGGGAATTTTATCTGAAGAAACAGCCGACCGGCTGAATTACCTTCTCTCCCTCAGGGATGATCTTGCAAATCCTGAAAAGGAGATAGAGGCTGAAAGACTGTTTGAGATTGCAAAGGAAAGTGTAGAGGTTTTCAGTAACTATATAAAGCAGATATCTGCAGCTATTGTAGGGAAATCAGAAAGTGGGAAGAACAGGCCTTGA
- a CDS encoding NAD(+)/NADH kinase has translation MKPLPFYKKVNIFTKASEEARNFSRRLKNWLNSYAIESNIFENLAELENEKNLKGTDLLLVVGGDGSLLIATRRVARFNIPVLGINLGRLGFLTELNEYDAFEKLEDILSKPLCLSRRMMLRAILYRNGKKILEADVLNDVVVNKAILARIVDVAVYVGDTYITTYNGDGIIISTPNGSTGYALSAGGPIVYPMMEIFLVVPICPHTLTDRPLILPTLEPIKIKLVAEEKDAWLTLDGQEGTQLQYGDEIIVKQSPYFAHLVRVPYKNYFDILRDKLDWK, from the coding sequence ATGAAGCCGTTACCTTTTTATAAAAAAGTGAATATCTTTACAAAGGCAAGTGAAGAGGCAAGGAATTTCTCAAGAAGGTTAAAAAACTGGCTTAACAGCTATGCTATAGAGAGCAATATATTTGAGAACCTTGCAGAGCTTGAAAATGAGAAGAATCTTAAGGGGACAGATCTCCTCCTTGTCGTTGGAGGAGACGGTTCTCTCCTTATAGCAACAAGAAGGGTGGCGAGATTTAACATACCTGTTTTAGGGATAAACTTAGGAAGGTTAGGTTTTCTGACAGAGCTTAACGAGTACGACGCATTTGAAAAGTTAGAGGATATACTCTCTAAACCTCTCTGTTTGTCAAGGAGAATGATGCTCAGGGCTATACTCTACAGAAATGGTAAAAAGATACTTGAGGCAGATGTTCTCAATGATGTTGTTGTGAATAAAGCTATACTTGCAAGGATAGTTGATGTTGCTGTCTACGTTGGGGATACCTATATAACAACATACAACGGTGATGGGATAATAATATCAACACCAAACGGCTCAACAGGGTACGCCCTTTCAGCAGGTGGACCTATAGTCTACCCGATGATGGAGATATTCCTTGTTGTTCCTATATGTCCACACACACTTACAGACAGACCTCTTATACTTCCAACACTCGAACCTATTAAGATAAAGCTTGTAGCAGAGGAGAAGGATGCATGGCTTACACTTGACGGACAGGAAGGTACACAGCTCCAGTACGGTGATGAGATAATAGTAAAACAGTCTCCATATTTTGCCCATCTTGTTAGAGTTCCTTACAAAAACTACTTTGATATCCTGAGGGACAAGCTTGACTGGAAGTGA
- a CDS encoding DUF1858 domain-containing protein — MKGIELKTTIQQVLRKYPFTQRFFSSKSMYCNICSCKKHETIFQAAINYGHDPETFLKELKEFIKNNEKS, encoded by the coding sequence ATGAAGGGAATAGAGCTTAAAACAACAATACAGCAGGTTTTAAGAAAGTATCCTTTCACACAGAGATTTTTCAGCTCAAAGAGTATGTACTGTAATATATGCTCCTGTAAAAAGCATGAGACTATATTTCAGGCTGCAATAAACTACGGACATGATCCTGAAACCTTTTTAAAGGAGCTTAAAGAGTTTATAAAAAATAATGAGAAATCTTAA
- the lpxC gene encoding UDP-3-O-acyl-N-acetylglucosamine deacetylase: protein MICKFQRTIKKEISIKGIGLHSGEPVTIKLIPAESYDGINFIRDNVLIPARVEYANSFEFSTSLNKDGQTVRTVEHLMAALYFTGIDNIFISIDSEELPILDGSSIMFIERIKDAGIISLKEEKIYAVINDEITVSEGDKFIKGRPYNGFVATYQASYKNRIIGNRKYRYDSTVKDDFLNVAKARTYCFLEEIEFLREKGLAKGGSLDNAVVFKGDTVLNPEGLRFEDEPVKHKVLDLIGDLYLLGMPLIGEIYSFKGGHRLNASFVREMIGSSKFDVKYASEVIDSISDLKAGVSG from the coding sequence ATGATCTGTAAATTTCAGAGAACTATAAAGAAGGAGATAAGTATAAAAGGGATAGGTCTCCATTCAGGAGAGCCTGTAACTATAAAGTTAATACCAGCAGAAAGCTATGATGGGATTAACTTCATAAGAGATAACGTTTTAATACCTGCCAGAGTTGAGTATGCAAACAGTTTTGAGTTTTCAACATCACTTAATAAGGATGGTCAGACTGTAAGGACTGTTGAACATCTTATGGCAGCTCTTTATTTTACAGGTATAGACAACATTTTTATAAGTATTGATTCCGAGGAGCTTCCTATTCTTGATGGAAGTTCTATTATGTTCATAGAAAGGATCAAAGATGCTGGAATAATCTCCCTTAAAGAAGAGAAGATATACGCGGTTATAAATGATGAGATCACAGTTTCTGAAGGAGATAAGTTTATAAAGGGAAGGCCGTATAACGGCTTTGTGGCAACATATCAGGCTTCTTACAAAAACAGAATAATAGGGAACAGAAAGTACAGGTATGATTCAACTGTTAAGGATGATTTTCTTAATGTTGCAAAGGCGAGAACTTACTGCTTCCTTGAGGAGATAGAGTTTCTCAGGGAGAAAGGTCTGGCTAAAGGTGGATCTCTTGATAATGCTGTTGTTTTTAAAGGTGATACGGTTTTAAATCCTGAAGGCCTCAGATTTGAGGATGAGCCTGTAAAACATAAGGTTCTTGATCTTATAGGTGATCTTTATCTTCTGGGAATGCCTCTTATTGGTGAGATTTACTCATTTAAAGGCGGACACAGGCTTAACGCCTCTTTTGTTAGAGAGATGATAGGCAGCTCAAAGTTTGATGTGAAGTATGCCTCTGAGGTAATTGATAGTATCTCAGACCTAAAGGCTGGAGTATCAGGCTGA
- a CDS encoding DsbC family protein produces MNIKSIFSVFLLILFVSLPSFSDECKIKDVSPEKMESKLRSVLGNGKVISVSRAPVEDLYEVVIEIRNKRIPVYVDCSMRYLISGEIIDLKERRSLTRERAMELAKAMEEKKAKELEKRLGKKKVEKLKNVLGERIAGVNLVDISKIPKTTVTFGNSRAKYTIYVIDDPECPFCAKFHDEMLKVLDKRNDVKFEIILFPLPFHKHAQTIAQRILCEKSLKKKREILEESFNAVKSKDQSKLSRLGKKCEKGKKIIEKHFEFAQAYGIGGTPTLIFPEGVVISGYMKADKISQVLDALK; encoded by the coding sequence ATGAATATTAAAAGTATCTTTTCAGTCTTTCTTTTAATTCTTTTTGTATCACTACCATCTTTCTCTGATGAATGTAAGATAAAAGATGTTTCACCTGAGAAGATGGAGAGTAAGCTGAGGAGCGTGCTGGGAAATGGAAAAGTTATCTCCGTTTCAAGGGCACCTGTTGAGGATCTTTACGAGGTTGTTATTGAGATAAGAAACAAAAGAATACCTGTTTATGTTGACTGTTCTATGAGATACCTTATCTCGGGAGAGATTATTGATCTGAAGGAGAGAAGGAGCCTTACCAGAGAAAGGGCTATGGAACTTGCAAAGGCTATGGAAGAGAAAAAAGCTAAAGAGTTAGAGAAAAGACTTGGAAAGAAAAAGGTTGAAAAACTTAAAAATGTTCTTGGTGAGAGAATTGCAGGTGTAAACCTTGTTGATATCTCAAAAATACCTAAGACGACAGTAACTTTTGGTAACAGCAGAGCAAAATACACAATTTATGTTATTGATGATCCAGAATGTCCTTTCTGTGCGAAGTTCCACGATGAGATGCTGAAGGTTCTGGACAAGAGGAACGATGTGAAGTTTGAGATAATACTGTTCCCACTGCCTTTCCACAAACACGCCCAGACGATAGCCCAGAGAATACTGTGTGAAAAAAGCCTTAAGAAAAAGAGGGAAATTCTTGAAGAGAGCTTTAATGCTGTCAAGAGTAAGGATCAATCAAAACTCAGCAGATTGGGTAAAAAGTGTGAGAAAGGTAAGAAGATCATAGAAAAACATTTTGAGTTTGCCCAGGCCTACGGTATAGGAGGAACACCAACATTGATATTCCCTGAAGGTGTTGTTATCTCAGGTTATATGAAAGCTGATAAGATAAGTCAGGTACTTGACGCTTTAAAATAA
- the glyA gene encoding serine hydroxymethyltransferase, whose amino-acid sequence MLKHLKQVDQEVFEAVSKEFKRQQEHLEMIASENYTSYAVMEAQGSVLTNKYAEGLPHKRYYGGCEYVDIVEDLAIERLKKIYGAEHANVQPHSGSQANQAVYFSQLQAGDTIMGMSLAHGGHLTHGAKVNLSGIVFNAVQYGVNPETELIDYDQVYKLAKEHKPKMIVAGASAYSRIIDWAKFREIADEVGALLMVDMAHYAGLIAGGAYPSPVPYADFVTSTTHKTLRGPRGGFILSKAQYGKDIDKWVFPRLQGGPLMHVIAAKAVAFKEAMTEEFREYAHQTVKNAKVLAEELKAEGLRIVSGGTDSHIVLVDLRPLNVKGNQAEEALGRANITVNKNAIPFDPEKPMVTSGIRLGTAALTTRGMKENDMRRIAKNIVKVLKNLDNEKIIQEVKDDVLSLCSSYPLYPEWTEYYLD is encoded by the coding sequence TTGTTAAAACATCTTAAACAGGTTGATCAGGAAGTTTTTGAGGCTGTCTCAAAGGAGTTTAAAAGACAGCAGGAACATTTAGAGATGATCGCTTCTGAAAATTACACCTCTTATGCTGTTATGGAAGCACAGGGTTCTGTTCTTACAAACAAATACGCTGAGGGACTTCCACACAAAAGATACTACGGTGGATGTGAGTATGTTGATATAGTTGAAGATCTTGCAATAGAAAGATTAAAGAAGATATACGGTGCTGAACATGCAAATGTTCAGCCACACTCAGGATCACAGGCAAATCAGGCTGTTTATTTCTCACAGCTTCAGGCTGGCGACACAATAATGGGAATGAGCCTCGCCCACGGTGGACATTTAACTCATGGAGCAAAGGTAAACCTTTCAGGGATAGTTTTTAATGCTGTTCAGTACGGCGTAAACCCTGAAACAGAACTTATAGATTACGATCAGGTTTATAAGCTTGCCAAAGAGCATAAACCAAAGATGATCGTTGCAGGAGCATCCGCTTACTCAAGGATTATAGACTGGGCTAAATTCAGGGAGATAGCTGATGAGGTTGGAGCCCTCCTTATGGTTGATATGGCACATTACGCTGGCTTAATAGCCGGAGGAGCATATCCATCCCCTGTTCCTTATGCAGATTTTGTCACATCAACAACACATAAAACATTAAGAGGACCAAGGGGTGGATTTATACTTTCAAAGGCACAGTACGGAAAAGATATAGATAAATGGGTCTTCCCAAGACTTCAAGGTGGACCTTTAATGCATGTTATTGCAGCTAAAGCTGTAGCTTTTAAAGAGGCAATGACGGAAGAGTTTAGAGAGTATGCCCACCAGACTGTAAAAAATGCCAAGGTTCTTGCTGAGGAGCTAAAGGCAGAAGGTCTGAGGATTGTATCAGGGGGAACAGACTCGCATATCGTCCTTGTTGATCTCAGACCTCTAAATGTTAAAGGTAATCAGGCTGAAGAGGCACTTGGAAGGGCAAATATAACTGTAAATAAAAATGCGATACCTTTTGATCCTGAAAAGCCAATGGTTACATCAGGTATAAGACTTGGAACGGCTGCCCTTACAACAAGAGGTATGAAAGAGAACGATATGAGAAGGATAGCTAAAAATATTGTGAAGGTTCTGAAGAATCTTGACAATGAGAAGATCATACAGGAAGTTAAGGATGATGTTCTTTCTTTATGTTCATCATACCCACTTTACCCAGAATGGACTGAGTATTATTTAGATTAA
- a CDS encoding ABC transporter ATP-binding protein, with translation MMNGKTLSPVLTVNNLSVSFHIEKETVEALKGISFEINRGEIVALVGESGSGKSVTCYSILDLLPNYAEVKGEILLHRDGKKVNILGLSKNEKRKIRGDFISMIFQEPSAVLNPLFTVGNQIVEAILAHRDVSYEQAKDIAIDAMKKAHIPDPEKRFYQYPHELSGGLKQRVAIAIAVANNPEVILADEPTTALDVTVSAQILKLFRILKDEMGIGILLITHDLGVVAEIADRVLVIYKGEIVERGDVFKIFDSPDHPYTRKLLTSRPVLPTF, from the coding sequence ATGATGAATGGAAAAACGCTATCCCCCGTTCTAACAGTTAATAATCTGTCTGTAAGTTTCCATATAGAAAAGGAAACGGTTGAGGCATTAAAAGGGATATCATTTGAGATAAACAGAGGTGAGATTGTAGCCCTTGTTGGAGAGTCAGGTTCAGGGAAGAGTGTTACATGCTACTCTATACTTGATCTTCTTCCTAATTATGCAGAGGTAAAGGGTGAGATACTTCTGCACAGAGATGGAAAAAAGGTTAACATCCTGGGACTTTCAAAAAATGAAAAGAGAAAGATAAGAGGCGACTTTATATCAATGATATTTCAGGAACCTTCAGCCGTTTTAAACCCACTTTTCACAGTTGGAAACCAGATTGTTGAGGCTATTCTGGCACACAGAGATGTGAGTTATGAACAGGCTAAAGATATAGCTATTGATGCTATGAAGAAGGCTCATATACCTGATCCTGAAAAGAGGTTTTACCAGTATCCCCATGAGCTTTCAGGTGGTTTAAAACAGAGAGTGGCTATAGCTATAGCTGTTGCCAATAACCCTGAGGTTATTCTTGCCGATGAACCTACAACAGCTCTTGATGTTACAGTCTCCGCTCAGATATTGAAGCTATTCAGGATACTTAAAGATGAGATGGGCATAGGGATACTTCTCATAACACATGATTTAGGTGTTGTTGCTGAGATAGCTGACAGGGTTCTTGTGATTTACAAAGGTGAGATAGTGGAAAGAGGTGATGTTTTTAAGATATTTGACAGTCCGGACCATCCTTATACAAGGAAGTTGTTAACATCAAGGCCTGTTCTTCCCACTTTCTGA
- the ispF gene encoding 2-C-methyl-D-erythritol 2,4-cyclodiphosphate synthase has protein sequence MEYRIGTGFDIHRLEEGRKLIIGGVQIPFEKGFKAHSDGDIFFHALTDALLGAIGYGDIGQLFPDSDKKWEGADSSIFLKEASRIVKEKGYEIVNIDCYILLERPKLLPFREKIIENTANILQIDKNRIFIKGKSYEKLGEIGRSEAGSAHVVVLLRKKRSEDEGNRA, from the coding sequence ATGGAGTACAGGATAGGTACAGGGTTTGATATACACAGACTTGAGGAAGGCAGGAAGCTCATCATTGGTGGTGTTCAGATACCTTTTGAAAAAGGATTTAAGGCACATTCCGATGGGGATATATTTTTTCACGCTCTTACAGATGCACTTTTAGGAGCTATCGGTTACGGTGATATCGGACAGCTTTTTCCAGACTCTGACAAAAAATGGGAAGGGGCGGACAGCTCAATATTCTTAAAAGAGGCATCAAGAATAGTAAAAGAAAAAGGTTATGAGATAGTAAATATCGACTGTTACATACTTCTTGAAAGACCAAAACTTCTCCCTTTCAGGGAAAAGATCATTGAAAATACAGCTAATATTTTGCAAATTGATAAAAATAGAATATTTATAAAAGGTAAATCTTACGAAAAGTTAGGTGAGATAGGAAGATCCGAAGCTGGATCAGCACATGTTGTTGTTTTACTAAGGAAAAAAAGGAGTGAAGATGAAGGGAATAGAGCTTAA